From Ancylobacter pratisalsi, one genomic window encodes:
- a CDS encoding SMP-30/gluconolactonase/LRE family protein, whose protein sequence is MTRGPISSRPTFWVAAQTGDALGEAPLWHPVDGHLYWLDLALAHLHRMDGEGRVKTRRIDRPPPLGAIVAGDGPGRLVLSASDGLWLYDWERDDMEPLCHPEVGRGGIGYNDAKVDRWGRLWIGTSDLAETDPRGALWCWAPGSPPVLADSGFTVVNGPAFSPDGDVLYLSDSVGRRILAYDLAPDVVGLRNRRVFAEMAIDEGYPDGLTVDADGGVWVAHWDGWRVTRFSSDGERVLVMPLPVPRLTSVAFGGRGQAVLFATSARLELTAPLLEAAPLSGSLFAVQTGFVGIAEQTFRGR, encoded by the coding sequence ATGACCCGCGGACCGATCTCGTCGCGCCCAACCTTTTGGGTCGCCGCTCAAACCGGGGACGCACTCGGGGAGGCACCGCTTTGGCATCCCGTGGATGGCCACCTCTACTGGCTCGACCTGGCCCTTGCGCACCTGCACCGCATGGACGGCGAGGGGAGGGTCAAGACCCGCCGGATCGATCGTCCGCCGCCGCTGGGCGCTATCGTCGCCGGGGATGGACCCGGCCGCCTCGTACTGAGCGCCTCCGATGGCTTGTGGCTGTACGACTGGGAGCGCGACGACATGGAACCGCTCTGCCATCCCGAAGTAGGACGCGGCGGCATCGGTTATAATGATGCCAAGGTCGACCGGTGGGGACGCCTCTGGATCGGTACGAGCGATCTCGCCGAGACCGATCCACGGGGTGCGCTGTGGTGCTGGGCACCTGGATCGCCTCCCGTGTTGGCGGACAGCGGCTTCACCGTGGTCAACGGACCGGCCTTCTCGCCGGATGGCGATGTGCTCTATCTCAGCGACAGTGTTGGACGGCGAATTCTTGCCTATGATCTCGCGCCCGATGTCGTCGGTCTCCGCAATCGCCGGGTTTTCGCCGAAATGGCGATCGACGAGGGTTATCCAGACGGACTGACCGTTGACGCCGACGGGGGCGTCTGGGTGGCGCACTGGGATGGCTGGCGGGTTACCCGCTTTTCGTCGGATGGGGAGCGTGTGCTTGTAATGCCTTTGCCGGTACCGCGCCTTACGAGTGTTGCCTTTGGTGGGAGGGGGCAGGCTGTTCTTTTTGCCACCAGCGCGCGGCTGGAGCTGACGGCTCCGCTGCTGGAAGCAGCTCCGCTCTCCGGCTCGCTTTTCGCCGTGCAAACGGGCTTCGTGGGGATCGCCGAGCAGACATTCAGAGGCCGGTGA
- a CDS encoding mandelate racemase/muconate lactonizing enzyme family protein: MKIETVDFFYLAMPEITTAADGSQDALVVRVAAGGHVGWGECEAAPLPSIAAFVCPMSHGACQPVRNSVLGQRLDGQQDIIRIAAQIEYDSMDLLQATHTWSGIEMALWDLLGKARGEPVWKLLGYDRSCRKTPYASQLFGDTPQETLERGRRSRADGFRAVKFGWGPIGRGALNVDVDHLVAAREGLGADGILLVDVGQIFGEDVERASERLPALEAARATWLEEPFAASAYSEYAALAARSTVKMAGGEGAHNFHMARNLIDFGGIGYVQIDCGRIGGIGPAKRVADHARAKGVTYVNHTFTSNLALSASLQPYAGVAEATLCEFPVALQPLAVELTANHIERDGNGEITAPEAPGLGVEIDQAALDRYRVDIEISVGGRTLFSSRAGGDPGKAGMTAMDVAS; this comes from the coding sequence ATGAAGATCGAAACCGTCGATTTTTTCTATCTCGCCATGCCCGAGATCACCACGGCCGCCGATGGCAGCCAGGATGCGCTGGTCGTGCGCGTGGCGGCCGGCGGACATGTCGGCTGGGGTGAGTGCGAGGCGGCGCCGCTGCCCTCCATCGCCGCATTCGTCTGCCCGATGTCGCATGGGGCGTGCCAGCCGGTCCGCAATTCCGTGCTCGGCCAGCGTCTCGATGGCCAGCAGGACATCATCCGCATCGCGGCACAGATCGAATATGACAGCATGGACCTGCTGCAGGCCACGCATACCTGGTCGGGCATCGAGATGGCGCTTTGGGATCTGCTCGGCAAGGCGCGCGGCGAACCGGTCTGGAAGCTGCTCGGCTATGACCGTTCCTGCCGCAAGACGCCTTACGCCTCGCAACTCTTCGGCGACACGCCGCAGGAGACGCTGGAACGCGGCCGGCGCTCGCGCGCGGACGGCTTTCGTGCGGTGAAGTTCGGCTGGGGCCCGATCGGGCGTGGCGCGCTCAATGTCGATGTCGACCATCTCGTCGCCGCCCGCGAGGGGCTGGGCGCGGATGGAATCCTCCTCGTCGATGTCGGCCAGATCTTCGGCGAGGACGTCGAGCGCGCGTCGGAGCGCCTTCCGGCCCTCGAGGCGGCGCGCGCCACCTGGCTGGAGGAGCCGTTCGCTGCCAGCGCCTATAGCGAATATGCCGCGCTCGCCGCGCGCAGCACGGTGAAGATGGCCGGCGGCGAAGGCGCCCACAATTTCCACATGGCCCGCAATCTCATCGATTTCGGTGGCATCGGCTACGTGCAGATCGATTGCGGGCGCATCGGTGGCATCGGCCCGGCCAAGCGGGTGGCCGACCATGCGCGAGCCAAGGGCGTCACCTATGTGAACCACACCTTCACCTCGAACCTCGCGCTGAGCGCCTCGCTTCAGCCCTACGCCGGCGTGGCGGAGGCGACGCTTTGCGAATTTCCGGTGGCGCTGCAACCGCTCGCGGTGGAGCTGACAGCCAACCACATCGAACGCGACGGCAATGGCGAGATCACGGCGCCCGAGGCGCCGGGCCTAGGGGTGGAGATCGATCAGGCCGCTCTGGATCGATACCGGGTTGATATCGAAATCTCCGTCGGAGGCCGGACCTTGTTCAGCTCGCGTGCTGGAGGCGACCCGGGCAAGGCCGGCATGACGGCGATGGACGTGGCGTCCTGA
- a CDS encoding ABC transporter permease has protein sequence MKQKAPFIDAVLGFIAAVGLIALYAPLLATAAISFFQVVRVRGKLSFASFSLEPYVALLGNAEILSALFTSLVVATLASLLSLVLALMFAFYFVSARRSLGMAMQIMVFLPFLLPPIITGLSLLIAFREIDLGRGLVTIIIAHIVFIVPVVYRTVLVRLQLLGSSFTEASLDLGASRVQTLAYVILPQMRPALISGVLLAFAISFDETLITLFVAGSETTLPIRLWAMMRVGFVPEINALATLILLFTAAITFAIGLMQRAGERG, from the coding sequence ATGAAGCAGAAGGCGCCCTTCATCGACGCGGTGCTCGGTTTTATCGCCGCCGTCGGCCTTATCGCGCTCTATGCGCCGCTGTTGGCGACCGCCGCTATCTCGTTCTTCCAGGTGGTGCGGGTGCGCGGCAAGCTGAGCTTCGCCTCCTTCTCGCTCGAGCCCTATGTCGCGCTGCTCGGCAATGCGGAGATCCTATCCGCACTGTTCACGTCCCTCGTCGTGGCGACGCTGGCGAGCCTGTTGTCGCTGGTGCTGGCGCTGATGTTCGCCTTCTACTTCGTCTCGGCGCGGCGCAGCCTCGGCATGGCCATGCAGATCATGGTGTTCCTGCCGTTCCTGCTGCCACCGATCATCACCGGCCTGTCACTGCTGATCGCCTTCCGCGAGATCGACCTCGGGCGCGGGCTGGTCACCATCATCATCGCGCACATCGTCTTCATCGTGCCGGTGGTGTACCGCACGGTGCTGGTGCGCCTGCAATTGCTGGGCAGCAGCTTCACCGAGGCTTCGCTCGATCTCGGCGCCTCGCGCGTACAGACGCTGGCCTACGTGATCCTGCCTCAGATGCGGCCGGCGCTGATCTCCGGCGTGCTTCTCGCCTTCGCCATCTCCTTCGACGAGACGCTGATCACTCTCTTCGTCGCCGGCTCGGAGACGACGCTGCCGATCCGCCTGTGGGCGATGATGCGGGTCGGTTTCGTACCGGAAATCAACGCTCTGGCGACGCTGATCCTTCTGTTCACCGCCGCCATTACCTTTGCCATCGGACTGATGCAACGCGCCGGCGAACGCGGCTGA
- a CDS encoding ABC transporter permease, which translates to MNTSRSGSRQDLLRAGLSHALNLGLPLLFVVMPILSFVMVSFWTLRDGQILLIPTLANYRAFFTEGSYLPVYLQTVGLSLQVTLVNVALSTAIALFIFRRPPRMRFLILMSFMLPLFMSYIIKVYSIRSILGQRGLLNEAMLGLGLIDQPIEALLFSRTAIFIALAVLYLPYAILPIYLALDRIPANYLAACADLGATPLQTLRDVVLPLGRPGIAAGAVFTFILTFGDFVTPQMVGGTQGFTFGRIVFSQFGLALNWPLGSALAVILLVTTLLAVALAGLSIRREHVR; encoded by the coding sequence ATGAACACCTCCCGGTCCGGTTCACGACAGGATCTGCTGCGCGCCGGGCTCTCCCATGCGTTGAATCTCGGCCTGCCGCTGCTCTTCGTGGTGATGCCGATACTCTCCTTCGTGATGGTGAGCTTCTGGACACTCCGGGACGGGCAGATCCTTCTCATCCCGACGCTCGCGAACTACCGCGCCTTCTTCACCGAGGGCAGCTATCTGCCTGTCTATCTGCAGACGGTCGGGCTGTCGCTGCAGGTCACGCTGGTGAATGTGGCGCTCTCCACCGCCATCGCGCTGTTCATATTCCGGCGTCCCCCGCGCATGCGCTTCCTGATTCTGATGAGCTTCATGCTGCCGCTGTTCATGAGCTACATCATCAAAGTCTATTCGATTCGCTCCATTTTGGGGCAACGCGGGTTGCTGAACGAAGCCATGCTGGGGCTCGGGCTGATCGATCAGCCGATCGAGGCGCTGTTGTTCTCGCGGACCGCCATCTTCATCGCGCTCGCGGTGCTGTATCTGCCCTATGCGATCCTGCCGATCTATCTGGCATTGGATCGCATTCCGGCGAACTACCTTGCCGCCTGCGCCGACCTCGGCGCCACGCCGCTGCAGACGCTGCGCGACGTCGTCCTGCCCCTCGGGCGGCCGGGCATCGCGGCGGGCGCGGTATTCACCTTCATTCTCACCTTCGGCGATTTTGTCACTCCGCAAATGGTCGGCGGCACGCAGGGATTCACCTTCGGGCGCATCGTGTTCAGCCAGTTCGGCCTCGCTCTCAACTGGCCGCTCGGCTCCGCTCTTGCCGTCATTCTTCTGGTCACCACGCTGCTTGCGGTCGCGCTGGCCGGCCTCAGCATCCGGCGGGAGCATGTGCGATGA
- a CDS encoding ABC transporter ATP-binding protein: protein MQPLLHLNNVSKRYGAVRVLDGIDLTVADNEFLTILGPSGSGKTTILRLIGGFEGIDGGSLMFEGRDLSAVPINRRPFNTVFQDYALFHHMTVAENVGYGLKVRGRPKAEIAQRVAEVLDTVGLGSLGGRYPAQMSGGQRQRVALARAIICEPRLILLDEPLSALDVELRAQMQRFLKSLQRRLGIAFVFITHDQEEAIALSDRIIVVNRGRIEQEGAPEELYRRPRTAFIASFLGDNNLIAGTLATVDGHLCAIDTAAGRLAATVDGPALEKSSAVLLAVRPEHIRLDVEHAGAQGLAAEVTDIRFLGANVIIEAVNAALPDVLIKVRRLADGSAAGLRTGSRVQLSWDPSDATLLPAAG, encoded by the coding sequence GTGCAGCCTCTCCTCCATCTCAACAACGTCTCGAAACGCTATGGCGCGGTGCGTGTGCTCGACGGCATCGACCTCACCGTGGCCGACAACGAATTCCTCACCATTCTCGGGCCTTCCGGCTCTGGCAAGACTACCATCCTGCGCCTCATCGGCGGCTTCGAGGGGATCGACGGCGGAAGCCTGATGTTCGAGGGGCGCGACCTCTCCGCCGTGCCGATCAACCGGCGCCCCTTCAATACGGTCTTCCAGGACTACGCGCTGTTCCACCACATGACGGTCGCCGAGAATGTCGGCTACGGCCTGAAGGTGCGCGGGCGCCCGAAGGCGGAGATCGCCCAACGTGTCGCCGAGGTGCTGGATACGGTCGGGCTGGGCTCCCTCGGAGGGCGCTATCCCGCGCAGATGTCCGGCGGCCAGCGCCAGCGCGTGGCGCTGGCCCGCGCCATCATCTGCGAGCCGCGGCTCATCCTTCTCGACGAACCCCTGTCGGCACTCGATGTCGAATTGCGCGCGCAGATGCAGCGCTTCCTCAAGTCGTTGCAGCGCCGGCTTGGCATCGCCTTCGTCTTCATCACCCACGACCAGGAGGAGGCGATCGCGCTGTCGGACCGCATCATCGTGGTCAATCGCGGCCGCATCGAGCAGGAGGGGGCGCCGGAAGAGCTGTATCGCCGGCCCCGCACGGCGTTCATCGCTTCGTTCCTCGGCGACAACAACCTGATCGCCGGTACGCTCGCGACCGTCGACGGACACCTCTGCGCGATCGACACCGCCGCCGGCCGCCTCGCCGCGACGGTGGACGGGCCGGCGCTGGAGAAAAGCAGCGCGGTTCTGCTCGCGGTGCGGCCCGAGCATATCCGCCTCGACGTCGAGCATGCCGGGGCGCAGGGGCTGGCAGCGGAAGTGACCGATATCCGCTTCCTCGGGGCCAATGTGATCATCGAAGCGGTGAATGCCGCGCTCCCGGATGTCTTGATCAAGGTGCGGCGCCTGGCCGACGGCTCCGCCGCCGGGCTCCGCACCGGCTCGCGGGTCCAGCTGAGCTGGGACCCTTCCGACGCCACGCTGCTGCCGGCGGCCGGGTGA
- a CDS encoding extracellular solute-binding protein — MNWMSRAAAASLTTLTLLTSAAAVAQSKGEVRLLAYEGYADPAWVEEFEKETGIAVKVTYVGGVDEQIAKMKASNGKDYDVVTIDTASLKAYADQKLISPIDKAKLTSAANLLPEFKSMANATFDGATYGVPWAWGSLGMVYDKKTFPTAPESWEVLWDPQYKGKVISLDDANNAVNFGAIVLGIKDPFHLDDAQFAQVKDKLIALKRNLLTYFAGFDEGTTIWSENDVVLMFSMGELAAVNLQKKGFDVGYTIPKEGAVGWLDNLSVSAGTPNPDAAYAWMNFVLQKKIGANMAKKFGYGSTTDAPEGMDYASRLIWADNPEDYTRRQAVWNEVKAAE, encoded by the coding sequence ATGAATTGGATGTCGAGGGCGGCGGCCGCGTCGCTCACCACGCTCACCCTTCTCACCTCGGCGGCGGCAGTCGCGCAGTCGAAGGGCGAAGTGCGCCTGCTTGCCTATGAAGGCTATGCCGATCCGGCCTGGGTCGAGGAGTTCGAGAAGGAGACCGGCATTGCCGTCAAGGTGACCTATGTCGGCGGCGTCGACGAGCAGATCGCCAAGATGAAGGCGTCGAACGGCAAGGACTATGATGTCGTCACCATCGATACCGCCAGCCTGAAGGCCTATGCCGACCAGAAGCTGATTTCGCCGATCGACAAAGCCAAGCTCACCAGCGCCGCCAACCTTCTCCCGGAATTCAAGTCGATGGCGAATGCGACCTTCGACGGCGCCACCTATGGTGTGCCGTGGGCCTGGGGTTCGCTCGGCATGGTTTATGACAAGAAGACCTTCCCGACCGCACCGGAGAGCTGGGAAGTGCTGTGGGACCCGCAGTACAAGGGCAAGGTCATTTCGCTCGACGACGCGAACAACGCCGTGAATTTCGGCGCCATTGTGCTCGGTATCAAGGATCCGTTCCACCTCGACGACGCTCAGTTCGCGCAGGTGAAGGACAAGCTGATCGCGCTGAAGCGCAACCTGCTGACCTATTTCGCCGGCTTCGACGAGGGCACCACCATCTGGAGCGAGAACGATGTGGTGCTGATGTTCTCCATGGGCGAACTTGCCGCCGTGAACCTGCAGAAGAAGGGCTTCGACGTCGGCTATACCATCCCGAAGGAGGGCGCGGTCGGCTGGCTCGACAATCTCTCGGTCAGCGCCGGCACGCCCAATCCTGACGCCGCCTATGCGTGGATGAACTTCGTGCTCCAGAAGAAAATCGGCGCAAACATGGCCAAGAAGTTCGGCTACGGCTCGACCACCGATGCGCCCGAAGGCATGGACTATGCGAGCCGTCTGATCTGGGCGGACAATCCCGAGGACTATACCCGCCGTCAGGCGGTCTGGAACGAAGTCAAAGCGGCCGAATAG